In candidate division WOR-3 bacterium, the genomic window CTATTTCATTCGCCTTTTCGGCTTGTTTAAAATTTTCAACCGACAAGCCGATTATTTTATCGTGTCCTAAAATTTTACGAGCGTATTCGTAAGGCATATCGGACTGTCCTATGTGAATTCCGTCAGCACCGGAAGCAAGAACGATATCGAGTCTGTCATTTATTATCAGAGGGGTGTCATACCGGGATAAGATATCTTTCAATTTGAGTGCTTGTTCGAGGAAGTCCTTTGTAGAAAGATTTTTTTCTCTGAGCTGGACAACTCCAACTCCTCCTTTTACCGCCTGCTCTACCACGAATTCGACGCTTCTGCCCCTTGAGAGAGCTCGGTCTGTAACGAGGTATAAGATTGAATCAGAAAATTTCATCTAAAAACCTGGCTCGTATGTCCTTTCACACAAGATTATTTTTTATGGGCGCAGACCGCTACATAATCGCCGCAGTCATAGCCTGGTTTCGGTTCTTCGAGTGTATTGTCCGAATAGAGAGGATGCTTTGTCAGGGTCTGGGCGTATTCAAAAGAAATAAAACCGGCTTTTTTTAAAATTTCAGTTTTCTCGGAGGTTGTCTTCCAGAGAGCTGCGTTGACGAATTCTATTGGATATGGATCTTTTGGCTTGACACCTTCCAGAAGAGGATGATCCCATGTCCCGAGAGCTTTTGCGAGATTGTATAAAATACCGTAGGAGCTTTCCTTTGGAACGTCTATTACGACAGCTCTGCCACTGGGTTTTAAAGCTCTGTGAGTTTTTTTGAATATACTGATCAAGTCCGGCATGTAGCTGGTGGTTCCGTTGAACAAAACCGTGTTGAATTTCTCCTCTCCAAAATCGGCCATGTCGGCAGAGGTTATTTCGACATTCATTCCTCTTTTTATTGCGATTTCAGCCATTCCACGGGAGGGCTCTATTCCGTATTTTATCTCTATGCCGTATTCTCTGGCGAGGAGACTTTCAAAAATCCCGCTTCCGCAGCCGACAGACAAAACTTCTCCGGCGTCTTTCAGAAAATAGGCGACGAGTTTCAATTCCGAATAAAGGACATTTTTGTTTTCCAAAAACCATGCGTCATACTTTTCGGCGTACTGGTCAAAGGCTCCGCGCATAAACCCTCCTAAAAAGTTAAATAAAAAACACAATTCTGACTACGACAGAGAATCTAAAATAGAATATATGATAAAATTATTTTTCTGAACTGTCAAAGTATAGGGCTTATAAAAATCTTTAAAAACAGGGTCTGAAATTTTCATTATCTAAAAAGAATTTTCTCATTGGGGTTGGAAATTTATCGGGGGAGGGGATATGATTTCATTTTGATAAGAAAAGACACAAAAATGCTGTTTGTAAACTTCTTAAAACATTTGGTTATAACCACTATATTCACAACAATCTGGCAGATTGTAAACATATTCGGCATATTTCTCTTGTTCGGACTCGTCTTGTATCTTTTGGCAAAATGGACTGAAAACTGCGCGAGATATTCCCATACGATACTTTTACATATTTTTGTCACAGGCTGGATAGGGATACCTGTCCATGAAATCGGTCATGCGGTTTTCGCTTTGCTTTTCGGACACAAAATATTGGAGATAAAACTTTTTTCGCCGGATTTTATGACCGGAACCATGGGCTATGTCAGGCACTCATGGAACAGGAAAAATATATACCATAGAATCGGCAATTTCTTCATCGGAGCGGGTCCCATAATTTTGGGAGGTGCACTCATAGCTGGTCTGGCTTTTTTACTCTTGCCTCACGCCAGACAATCATTTTATCCGTCGTTTTGGGTGCAGATGAATTTTACAGATATCCCAATCTTCTTAGTTCAGATGAAAATCGTCGGTTTGACAGGTCTCGATCTCGTGAAATCAATCTTTTTGAATACGAATTATTCCCGTTTCGCTTTCTGGGTTTTTTTATATCTTACGCTCTGCATAAGTTCTCACATGGAACTCAGCCCTTCTGACTTGAAAACTATGATCGATGGTTTTTTTGTCATTGTATTGATAATGCTCATCGTAAATCTTGTAATAGTCGTATTTGGTTTTAACGTAGACAAGTATGTTTATATGATGACCCAGCACAATGGAATTATTGCCGGGATTTTCTTTTTAGCGGTAATAATTTCATTATGCAATTTTATTTTTACATTCATTATGACTTCAATATTCTCTATGATGTTTTTCAAAAAGGTTTTCAACCCTTTTATCTGAATAGCTCGTTTTTTTGGGGGTGGTTTTTTTAAGAAATTGCACCGTTTATAAATGTCCTGTTATTTAAGGGTATAAAAAATACAAAAACACACTTTCAAAGTATGGCGGGGTAGACGGGACTCGAACCCGCGACCTCTGGCTTGACAGGCCAGTGTGCTAACCAAACTGCACCACTACCCCTTCTTTTAAATATAAAAAATTATAAATAATAGAAAGTTAAAGTCAAGCATTTTGATTGTTATAATAAAAGATTCAGCACTCAAATTTTAGTATCTCGTATTGAAAATTGATTTAATTTTAATAATTTCATCCAATATACTTTTTTCATTATTTTTTTCTTAAAGTGTTGTAATATTAAATAACTATAAGTAAGGAGAAAGATGTGAAATCAGCTTTTTTCTCTTATGTGATATTTTTATGTCCCTTCTTTATAAATTCCACCTTAAAAGCCGAAACTCAGACTTCTCCGAATGTCGAGTTTATAGGAAATTGGCCTTTTGGAATATCCCAGGCAGCAACAATAGATCCCGTAAGGGATGTTATTTTTTGCGGGTCAGGCGGGGGAGTTTATATTCTCGATATTTCTGATCCGTCAAACCCCCAAAAAATTTCAGAAGCTATACACACGAGAGGATTTGTCAATGATCTATATTATAATTCTTCAACTCAGAAATTGATGATAGCAGCAGGGGAGACAGGACTTGAAATTTGGGATGTGAGCGATTTGACCGATCCTGTTAAATGGAGCTTTTGTGAAACTCCCGGACAAGCATACGGAGTCACTTCAGACGGAAATTACGCTTATATTGCAGATGAATTATATGGACTCAGAGTGATTAATATCGAAAATCAAAACAGCGCCTACGAAGTTGGTCATTGTGAAACTCCCGGTTTGGCCTATGGTATATATATGAGCGGGAATTATGTTTATATCGCCGATTTTATGCAAGGCTTAAGGGTGATAGACATAAACGATCCAAACAATCCTTTCGAAGTGGGATATTGCACTTCTCCATGTTCAGCACAAGATGTCGATGTCAAACAAAATTACGCTTTTGTCGCCGATCAAAACGAAGGCATTAAAATCATCGACATAAGTTCGCCGTCAAATCCATTTGAAGTTGGATGGTTAGACACGCCGGGACAAGCAAATGGTTTGTCAGTGGAAGGAAATACAGCATATGTTGCCGACGGAGATTCAGGTATTGTGATAATTGATGTTACATCTCCTTCAAACCCTATTGAAATCGGATCTTATGATACACCTGGTTCTGCGTACGAGATTGGAGTCAAAGCTGAATATGCTTTTGTATCCGACAATCAAGAGGGCATGAGAGTGTTAAATATCGAAAACTTATTTTTGCCTTATGAAGCTGGGTACTTCAGTACTCCAGGTCTGGTCAAAGATATAGAGATCATATCTAATTACGCGGTTTTAGCCTGCGGCAATTCAGGGATTAGAATTATAGATATAAGCTCCTTAGTTTTTCCTGTTGAAATAGGTCAATGTCAAACGCCTGGTGACGCCTTGAAAGTTAGCATTGCAGGAGATTTTGCTTTTGTAGCCGATGGAGATTCAGGTTTACGGATAATCAATTTAAGTTCGCCTTCTAATCCTTATGAAGTAGGGCACTATGACACTCCGGGATATGTCAATGATGTGGTTTTTACTAACGGTTTGCCCTATGCTTTTGTAGCTGATGGTTCTGGTGGTCTGAGGATCATAGATGTCAGTTCTGTTTCTTCTCCTTATGAAATTAGTTCCTGCAACACCCATGGAACAGCGTATAGCATACTAATATACGATGTTTATATTGCTTATGTTGCAGCTGGTGAATCAGGTGTAAGCGTAATTGATATCAGCAATATTTTAGACCCTGATTTTGTTTATCAATGCAATACGCCGGGGAGTGCATATGATTTATTGTTTGATCAAGGTTATATAATCGTCGCCGACGGTGACTCAGGGTTAAGTGTCATAAGTAAAAATAATGCATACATACCTCAATTTGTTGGCAGCTATTACGACGGGGAAAGAGTGTTAGATTTGGGAACACCCGTTGGCGATGATGTGTTATTTTGTGCCCTTGATACAGCTGGTGTTAAGGTCTACAGTTTTTGTCCACCTGGGGCATTGTTTTTTTGGGAAGGTGATTTCAACACTCCCGGTTTGGCATACAGCGTAAAAGGTTGGGGCAGTCTGTTGATTGCCGATGGAAAGTGCGGGCTTCAAATTTGTTATTGGCATCCGCTTGGAGTGGAAGAGCGGTCAATTACGGTTGAACCAGGAATAAATTTCGGTTTTCAACAGGATGTAATGTCTGGAGAAAATCATTTCTTTTTTTCAATCCCGACATCAATTGAAATTATCATTGAAATTTTTGATATATCCGGCAGATCTGTGAAGACAATGTTACTCGGGAAAATATCTCCAGGGGAATATCACATCACGTGGACAGGTTATAGCGATATGAATGAAAAACTGAAATCCGGGACTTTCTTTTACAGATTTTCAGCTGGTAATTTCGTAAGATCCGGAAAGATATTAGTTTTAAGATAAAGTTGGATTACCTGTTTAAGATAATAGAAATTTCAAACCATTGGTGACAGTGCGGCGGTTATCTCATCCGTCAGAGGGATACCGTCTTCAGTTATGTAGCATCGGGTTTTTGAGAATTTCAGATATCCTTCATGTATGAAAGAAGATATTTTCTCAAAATCCAATTTTTGAAACAGACCCTTTCGGATCCCGACTTTTGTCCTCAATCCAGTCATTAGTATTTCAAGCATCCTGTCTTCTTCGGAGATTTCCTCCTCATCTTTTGATATTTCACCCTTTGAATATGAGAAAAGATCCGATGAGTTTCTCCATCTTTTGAGCCCTACCCTTGAGACCGAACCGGGACCAAAGCCAATATAGTCTTTGCCCTCCCAAATATGTGAGTTGTGGACACTGCGAAAGATAAAATCTTTTCTGAAATTACTCGTCTCATATCTTTCATATCCGGCATCCTGCAGTGTTTCACCCACGAGTTTGAAAAGGGAAAGAGATTTTTTTTCATCCGGCAATTTCAACTCACCACTTTGAGTTTTTTTGTAAAAAAGGCAGTCCTTTTCTATGGTTAGCATATAGGCTGAAATGTGATCTGATTCAAGAGAAAGTATCATTTTCAGATCTTTTGCTAAAGACTTCTCATCTTCACCGGGAACTCCGAAAATGAAATCCACCGAGACAGATTTTGCCCTCG contains:
- the thiE gene encoding thiamine phosphate synthase, whose protein sequence is MKFSDSILYLVTDRALSRGRSVEFVVEQAVKGGVGVVQLREKNLSTKDFLEQALKLKDILSRYDTPLIINDRLDIVLASGADGIHIGQSDMPYEYARKILGHDKIIGLSVENFKQAEKANEIDVDYIGISPVFVTSTKPELASGLGIEGVREIVSVSKHHKIAIGGLNSSNALDVLKAGSDSLAVVSAIVSADDPMKAARELKDIILEYKKNS
- a CDS encoding class I SAM-dependent methyltransferase, giving the protein MRGAFDQYAEKYDAWFLENKNVLYSELKLVAYFLKDAGEVLSVGCGSGIFESLLAREYGIEIKYGIEPSRGMAEIAIKRGMNVEITSADMADFGEEKFNTVLFNGTTSYMPDLISIFKKTHRALKPSGRAVVIDVPKESSYGILYNLAKALGTWDHPLLEGVKPKDPYPIEFVNAALWKTTSEKTEILKKAGFISFEYAQTLTKHPLYSDNTLEEPKPGYDCGDYVAVCAHKK
- the hemW gene encoding radical SAM family heme chaperone HemW, which produces MTDFYVHVPLCVKKCPYCNFTSFPSTDNRISQYLSGFHEELSRFKPASRPRTLHVGGGTPNILRGKNAIKFFSELEKACLTNPAQEFALELNPELVDEDYIRFLTAESVTRLSLGVQSLNDKKLKFLGRIHDSKKGFESYKILRSSRAKSVSVDFIFGVPGEDEKSLAKDLKMILSLESDHISAYMLTIEKDCLFYKKTQSGELKLPDEKKSLSLFKLVGETLQDAGYERYETSNFRKDFIFRSVHNSHIWEGKDYIGFGPGSVSRVGLKRWRNSSDLFSYSKGEISKDEEEISEEDRMLEILMTGLRTKVGIRKGLFQKLDFEKISSFIHEGYLKFSKTRCYITEDGIPLTDEITAALSPMV